TGGAACAGGAAACAACAAATGCCTAAACATACAACATTCACAAGAGAACATACGGGTGCTCGAGTCAGACCTGCCAATAAGAAATTCTGAACTATGAAACAAGGTGCAAAATAAGCAGGTAGTTTCAAAGGCACACCAGTGTTTGCTGCTAACAGTGCCCTTTTCTCgttccttttccctcctctctgtTCCTCTATTTAGTTCAAACTGGTGAACAGGGTTGGGGACAGGAGATGATGTACGCTCATATCATCCCgtgtttcttttctattttcagagAGGGATTATTATAGAGTATGCCTCATTTAACTGCTTCCTTAGAAATGATCAAGAATAGAACTGTTTTTTGGTGAACTGACAAGTGGCGCCCATTTAAAGCACTAAGAAGTTCACGTACTACAACTCTGTGAACTGTGAATCCAGAAGCTTGGATTTTAAAATCCAGGCAAACGtattaggaagaagaaaacaccaCACCTGAGCTTATTCATCTAGAAGATGCAGAACCAAGTCCAGATTCAGAAGCAAATACTCTGCACTGTTTCACCTTTGGTTACGCACTTGCACTCTCCCTAGATATCCCAGCATCTAGCTCAAAGCACACAGCGCATTGGATGAGCAGAACAGGGACAAGCAAGTTGCTGTATAGGGCTGCCCCTCTATTCTTCCACACCGAGTTCACTCGGGGATCTCTTCCCCTTCACAAAATTCtcacaaagcaaacagcacacGCAGCATCTTCGTGGCCAACGCcatgctgcctggctgctgcctcgCTGAGCTGAACAGATCCCTGGGAACCCTGTCTCAGGTAAGCAGCAGAACCAGCTGGAGAGCAGGCCGGTCTGGATTTTCTACTACACTGCCATCACTGCAAGAGGTGAGCACTGGGCTCCTCTCTTCAGAGAGGGCTCTCTCTGGAAGGAGCAATCACAAGACAGCCTATAAACTCCATCCTCAAAGTAGTATCTGGTGAAACAAGGTTGTAAGCAGGACATTAGCAGGCCATTGTTTTGCAGCCTTTGGTTATAAATGCTTACAAAGTCCTCAGTACCTaacatacagaaagaaaacaactggcTCAAGAATTCGTACTTTCAGATACGACATCCTTGCTGCCAGGTCCAGAACATTGGTACTGGAAATATCCTTATCACGGCATCATTAAAATGCAACCACACGCTTCTGGCCAGCTTGCTAAGCATTGGGAAACATACAGCAGGCTTAGCAGAGTTATGGCTGCTGACAACCGAAAAGCCAATTGaagagttaagaaaaaaatcaagtactGCCCAGTGTTTGTTACCCACAGGCCAAAAGAGACATGGCCACCCAGTGATGCTCAATCATTTTAACAaacagctctggggacaggcagaagcagcagaggtaGCTACAGTCCCTAAAAATTAGCAGGTGGTTTGTGTCAGGTTGTTCTAGAAAGAACACACGTGGATTTGCAGAATGTATAAGAATGTGCCGAGGCAAGAGCACACCCCCAGTTCCTTATAACAAGGGTCCTCTCAGTGCTTCTGCTAACCCTTTAAATActttcagaagatgaaaagaattaCAGAAGATATGCACTCAACAACACTTCAGGCCAATTTTGAACTAGAAGTTCTTCCCATTGCAAACCCCCCAGGAGACTGGAATATCCTGCTCATTTACAGTGCGTACCCAATGCATCTTCATTCACAGCAGACACACACCCACTTAAACAAGGTTTCCTTTGCTCTATGACAGAGAGAATCACGCTTCCAGCCCCAGGCAGAACTCAATGGGAGTAGTAGGCAGTTCCAGTCAAGGAGAGTTACCATAGAAAGATCATGAAGAGAGACGTGGCATGTTTCAGAGATTATGACACGTTTTCCAAAAGGttttatgcagaaaaacatGTAGGAGGTGCTTTAGCATAagacttacagaaaaaaaaattaaccaccAACATTACTACTATCAGAGCTGACAGTAATTATAGAGACAAAGATTGATACTAAATAGAAATACTTTCTGCCATCACAGACTGTCAGCAAGAACCTTCATCATTTTATGCGAGGTATATATGTTCATACGGCACTGCCAGCACACTTCATTCTAACAGCAGACAGCATTTCAAACAAGTTATTCCTGAAACTAAACGATGTGATGAATATAAAACACTGCAAGGCAGTGGTATACAGGCACTCAAGCATAAATGCTTCACAGGAAATTGAAATgataatctttttaaaaggagacatataaaaatttcaaagcatCAGTTTATAAGAGAGATGGGGAAGTCCAAACCAGCAGCAACATCCAAAGGAATGAAAAGACACGTATGCTtcacataaggaaaaaaaacatgagccAGGagagttgaaaaaaaagaaaaaacacagtaaagcaCAACAGCAAGTATTCCGGCAGACAAACAACTACACAGCTTGgaaatgaacaaacattttacaaaatcgCTACACCATGGCGGAAGggaatgcagaaataaaaacatttctctccTGTTACAGCAATCGCTACTTCCCCTCAGCCAGGAGCAGGCCACCACACGTAGGAAGCTCATTTCACTTGCCATCACAacagaggaaggccacaaaggCAGTGTAAGGAGGGCTGGCGTTTTTACAGAAGACATGCTTGCGACTGGGCTGTCgtgggggagaagaggaggaaggccTGAAAAAAACATGCGAACGTGGGGAGGAAAACTGATACACAGGAGCCTCTTTTTGGCACTGAGGGTAAAGCAGGGTTAGGAAAGGGTGGCACCGAAGGCGTTTTACCTCAGCGCTCCCCGCCGCACCTCAGCACAGGGTTCCGTTGGCCGCCGACCACCTCAGCGCGCCGCGTTATCCGCGTCCTGCGGGAAGCCAAAGCACTGAGCACACGCAgccgccagccccagctcctccatccATCCCGTCTGCGCAGCGCCCTCAGCGCCCGCACAGCGACCTGGAAGCACAACAGCGGCCATCACCCGCCTCAggcccccttcctccccccccccccttcagcCCCGGGCCGCCCACACagggtcccggtcccggtcccggccccggccccgccctCGCTCCCCTCACGCCCTCAGCGCCCGCCAACGGTCCCAACAGTAGCAACGGTCGCAACAGCCGCAGCGCGCGGCACCCACCGCCCGCCGCCTCGCGCCCCCATGCCACGCCCCCGGCACGAGGCACGCTGGGGGATGTAGTCCTCCCCGCCCAGCCCCGTGGTACCGCCGCGCGATGCctgctgggagttgtagtcTCCCCACACATACCCACCTGGCTTTGTCCCCTCAGCTCAGGTTGGGGGCTGGCAGCGCCTGCACTTTCTGTCAGACGGCCCCTGCTGGATGAAACAGCCACGAGATTCCacaaaaacaccccaaaacgCCGAGCAGTGCCCTTCTGCCTTCTGCAATGTCAGTTATTTCGCCTCCCTCTGCGGCCATAAAGctcatctttcttccctttctgctctATTTCTTGTAAAAACGGTGGTGTGATACCCTGGCAGCATGACTTGAGAAAacaccacattaaaaaaatcaaaatttagtaaaaaaaaaaaaaaaaaaagcaaaaaatggcGGCGCTGACTCCATGGCCCACGTTGGACGTCGCCCCCCGTCCCTGGTCCCCGTGCCCCCGCAAGCTGAAGGAGGACTCCTAACGGTGGTTAACAGCCTCCCGCTGAGAGACCTCCACACCCAGTTTTGGTTTTACCAACCTCCAAAGCAGCAAACACACACCCAGCAAACGGAGTCACGTCCCAGGTTTTCACATCTCTGGGGCCTTCTGGGGAAACGACCCCATCcagctcctcttctccagcggccaggaagcatttttttcagtgggatAACAGGCTAGGATGGTAAAGGTAACATCAGTGATGGGTATTTCTGGTTAAGAAACACTTTCCAGGACGGCACACCTTTCCAGATCATGTTGCTGGTTCACCAGCACCTCATAACTCTAAGCTAGGAGGTTGTCTGGGTTCTACCCATGTTTATGCTGGattctaaaatatttagcatttttatcGATGGCctggaagaaagcagagcatCATCACTGATAAACTTCACAGATGACACAAGGCCTGAGGGAAGGGTAAATAATTAAATGGATAGGGCACTGGTACAGGGTGACCTGGTCGTTTGGAAGCTGGGGGCAAACAAACATATGTGTCAATAGGGTCATCAATGAGCACATTCATTTAAGAGCACAGAGTGGAAGCTATACTTGCATGGCAAAAGACTTCATcctgggaaaaatgaaaaggacaaATGGGTCATGGTGAATTACCAGCTGCCAAGATGTGGCTGTGGCCAAAAAAACCATGTTCCTGCAACCTTGGGTGTACAAACAGAGAAATCACAAGGGGGACAGGATTTATATCAGATCTAGAGTTGCCACTGGCTGCTGACATACTATGTCTAGTTTTGACATGTTGGCAAAGTAGAAATGAACCTGAAAAGGGGCATGAAAATCACTGTGCAATGAGAAAACCTCTTTAAGGGAAACCTATCAAAGAAGGTTAGCCAGTAGACTATATTAAAGAGAGAGCTAAGGAGTTACAAGATCATAAAATACAAGTAATGACAATAGggaacaaaaaaacagtaataattttTTGTGGCAAAACTATCAGAATTTGAAGctagaaaatgtttaaagaaaacacacacacacacacacaaaacaactcTGTATTGTAAACTATGGAATAACAAGAATTGCAATCACTATAAATCATAGTGAATTATCTAACACTGGGAAAcctatgttttttgtttgtttccctagGAGATCTTATCTTGTAAAAATGAGAATCATTCCTGGAAAATTCGTCAGTCATTGCTACTTCCATTACAGAATTAGACTACAGTGCCTCTTCTTACTCATCATCTGCCCTGATCAGTGATATGTGCAGCTGCTTAAAAACAACCATAGGAAAGAGAGATGcatgttcatttaatttaatttaaaatactctCAACAAATTtcacctggattttttttttccagaagaaaatcacTTCATATAATATAAGGGTAACCcaataaaaacattacaaacGAATGCCCAGTCATTCATAGCTAACACCAatcttttgccattttcttctcACATCTCCTCCATCTTCTTCAGCAGAACCTCTGCTAGATCAGCTCAGCTACACAACAGGATTATTCCAGaaaaatttcaaagtaaaagtTTGCTTTAGAAACTGCGGTAGTTCACACATGAAAGCACAAAGTGAATAATGCTGATGGCTACAGATTAAAAGCTGTTCCTGTCTTGTGCAGATCTGTAGTTTCTTAGATAGCAGCCTTGAATCGTGTCTTGTACCTCCAGCAAGTGTTCCAGCACGGCAGTTTAACAGTGGTATTGCAAACATGCCAACAAAAACCTCGCGTGTTGTAAAAGACAATCTTCATACAAGATTTGTGGTGTTTTAGCTCTTGCACACTAAGCAAGTAAGTAAACACTCACAGGAGACATTATCTGTATTAAATGGAGTTGATAAtggatgagaaatgaaaaaatcttcTTCAAATACCACATTCACTTCTTGAATTACTGATTCAGACCTGGAAAAGGTGCTTGAAAGATTGtctatttctttcaatattACTAGCTAGTTTTCTACAAGATATTGCTTTTcccaacagcaaaataaaaacgTAATAAAAATGGCAGTTGTAGTCTTTGTGTTTTAGACACAATCTACGAACATTTCATACAATGCAGCAGAAATCCCATGGATTCCCCTCAAACCTTTTTATAGAGTCtccctggttttatttttgccttctgtatttttatatctttggCACAGAAGACTATAGGCTAAGCAAATCCTAACCTAATTACATTTCTCACAGAAAGAAGACCTTCCAAATGTGCTTCTTCCAAATATGTTGAATAGCACAGGTTGGCTTTAAAGATACCCACTCAACCTCCAGTTCAGGGGTCTCCAAACTTTTTTGATTGTGGACTCCAATCAGTAGAAGATTTTTGAGCGTGCACCTtcattatatgtatatttatttataaatcatttaCACTTACTACTGTACTAACATATTATGCAcattataaaacaaacacaaaaatagaaattaaaaaagggtgagaaaaagaggaaataaacactttttcataaatatttttatttactaattgcatcaaaaatattttcttcctgcatcccACGTTGAAGACCATTTGCTCCAGGTAGGAAACTACTTCAGCCCATCCTGGTGCACTGTCTCGGCACCCACAGCTTTACCTGAATCAGTTCCACCCTCTCCTCTTCATTTTGGGATGAAACTTCTGTTAGTTGGCATTCATCTGCTTTCCTCTGAGCTTGCCTTCACCACAGTTGTAGCAGAGTAGGACAGTTTCagccaatatttttttatttggtctGCAAATCTCTATTCCTTACAGAAAGTTTTTGAAGCATAATCATTTAGAAACTACTACACTTTCTTTCATGGCCAGATGAAGCTCTGTTCCTTCTCAGCATTTATCATCATAAATAATTTACTGATGCACTCTAATTTCATCTAAATGCCTGTGCTTATATAAAAGCACATGTACAAGTTAGAATAAAACATTAAAGCTAGCAGTAAAACAGAtaatgtaaaaacaacaacaacaacaaaaaaaaaccacgcaCCTCGCTACCAGAAATGCTTCAATTGTAGAAATTTGTAAGGGGTGGTGGtgaaacaaattaaatcaaCATCCCACATACTTCCTGTACAGATAGTTTTGCTGCACTTCTTTTACTCATTTTGCCATAACATTATAAAGCTACCATAACACGTGTCAGCAAGCTTTACCCGACTGAGAACAACGTTAAATGTTTTCCCTCGCTACTGTCAGAAAAGCTGCTGAGGCTGTATAAGAAAGCGTGTGATCATGTTTTGAGCTGTACCTGCTGTACCgagcagctgcctccagctcaaTGACTGCAGTATTTCCTATTAGGAAGGTTTAAGGAATGGtacttcattttggaaatgcaggGCCATCAGAGAAGCAGATGTGCTAAAGTGCCTCTGACCACATGCACGGCCACAACAACAGCGTCTGTCGCAAGCGTGTGGTCACAAGAGCTTCAGGTTCACTCTCAGGTTCAAAACAACTCGGCACCTGGTGGCCACGTGTTTCACATTGCCTCAAGAGCGCTGTGGCAAGGGCTGGAGAAGATAGGTACCCCGGATGGAAGAAAATGCACTGCAGCCAAGCCAGtggctgctgcttcagcagagCGTTTTGTCCAGGAAAAGGACTGACACCTACCTGAGGAggtgtgggaggaggaggaaagtgCTGTAGATGTCTAGGAGGGTGCTGAGAAGGGGTAGAGGCTGTCCTACCAGTCACAACTCTAATGGCATCTCTGGGTCTTGGCACATCATGTGCTGGGCTTTCTAGGGTATCTGCACAGCAGCGTTGTGAGGGGCATTTCTGTGTGCTGAGTGTTTTTGAGAGCTCTCCTTCAGGGAAACGAGCTCTGGAAGACGCAGATCCTGTGTGAAGATAAGCCCTAAGCAAATCAataccacattaaaaaaagacaaagcgTACAGACCACCTGCAAAcacacctgctgctgcttcactgaGACAACTACAGGCAGCTTCATCATTTGTGACAAGACATCGTAGCATTTTTGCAGATCCTCTGTCCAGATGAGGAAGCATCGCATCTGTAATACGGAAACTCAGAGCAACATCCACATCTCGCTCTGAAGCGTTCACAAAGTACAGAGCTCACCCCAGAGAGCAGAACTGATCCCTGCTGGAAAAGGTTTACTAtccaattttttgttttgctctgtaaGGCTATGAAATTGCACGGAGACAACAAGGTGAGGAAGCACAAGCACAAGAGTGCGTGGGTATATGCTTATCTCATGGTTCTGTTAAGCTTCTTTAAAAGTTACTTGCTTTTTGGTGTGCTTTGGGATGAAGAGAGGGAGCGAGTGAATTTCAAGGAGTATCTAGTGATGTGAGATGGAGGGAGAGAAGGCTGTGCCTGATTTATAAAGCTTGCTGACTGCATGTAAGATGTTAGGATCTAACCTAACCTGGAGGCACGCGTGGAACTGTGAACAAATGATGGAGGAAATTAGGGCTCTTTAGGAAAAGTGGGCAGCATATCTAAGAATGGCTCAAAGGGATGGAGGCTTCGTGGTCAGGAGGAGAAGGACCACGGCACCATTCTGGGGACCAGCAGTGCGGCCTACAAGGAAGCTGGTGTGGGACTGGGAACACCAAGTTAGGGTTCAGCCTTTGGCTGAAGACGTGACATGCCGGTGACCTGGCCTCTATGTCTCAAAGACTCTGGTAAAGCTGGGTGAGGGGCTTatggggggctgtggggcaggagggggcacTGGCAGAGCAGTCGGGAGCCTGCGACCAGCACTGAACATCTACGGGGCAGTCTGGAGACCgtggttttaaatgttttttgccTAAGGACATCCATGTGAGAGAATTACTCTCAACAGAAAATAGCAATCATAAACGaacaaaaaaagtataaaagcCTCCAAGCTGCAGAAAAGGTGAGCTTGTCCCAAAGGGCAacttatgcaaaaaaaatatatatatatatgacaaaaGATAGAGAACGTGGCACCTGAATTCACCACTCTCTGACTTCTTCTGAGCTGCTACAATCTTTAACCTCTGCAAACTAGTAATATCCTGtcctaaaaaaagaaaaaaaaagttcagaatcTTGAAAACAACCTTccaccccccaaaacaaaagcaatacaCAAACCTCGTTCACCTCTACATGCAAACattaaatgaagataaaatcagtaaaactaaacctgattttttaaaaaaagctgcagctttttaTTCATAGGACAGGGTTTTGACTAATCAGAGACGCTCGTTGCTTGCCTGTTTCCTACACGATTGGCTAAAAGTGTAAGAAttacccccccccaaaaccacttttctcctcctccttccccctctcctccccccttATCGCtaacatgtttttaaagcaggCCTCGAGGGGAAGGGTAGGGGGAACTCGGAGCCTCCCTCAGCGCCAGGATGAGGACAGCCTGGCCAGAAATGGACCTCAGCCAGCTTTCGCCTGTGACTATGGTCACTTTGAACTACGATGACTACTTCTACGAGGACAACTGCCAGTACAAGCATCTGCAGCACATGACTACTTTCCTCCCCATCCTGTACACTGTCGTGTTCCTGGTGGGCATCATCGGCAACGCCATCCTGATAGCGGCCTTGGTCTTCAAGCGCCGGGTCCAGAGGCTGATCGACGTCTTCATCATCAACCTCGCCGCTTCTGACTTCATCTTCCTCATCACGCTGCCGTTCTGGGTGGACAAGGAGGTATCGGACGGGAGCTGGAGGGTAGGATCTTTCCTCTGTAAAGCCAGTTCTTTTATCATCTCCGTCAACATGTACTGTagcatcctcctcctcacttGCATGAGTGCGGACCGGTACCTTGCCATCATGTACCCCGCTGTCGCCAGAAGGGTCAGAACCAGATCCTATTCCACCGGCCTCTGCATCTGCGTCTGGTTGTTATCCTGCTGCTTGGGGATACCGACCCTTTTGTCCAGGGAACTGAAGGAGCGCTACGGCAAGACGTACTGCACAGACAAAGCCGTGACAGAATCCAAACAGATCGTGTCGCTGATGATGTTGATCCTGGCCTTCTTCTTCCCGCTGTTGAGCATCCTGACCTTTTACTGCTCCATCACGAGGAGGCTCTGCATGCATTACCAGAGGTCCGGGAAACACGataagaaactgagaaaatccATCAAGATCGTCTTCATTGTAGTGGCTGCTTTTGTCATCTCCTGGGTCCCCTTCAACCTTTTCAAGCTTATGGCCATCCTGTTGGGACTGCGGAAGCTGCCCGACTGTTTTCCTGACATGGTGGCCCAGGTGGGCATGAAGGTGAGCAGCCCCTTTGCCTTTGCCAACAGCTGCGCCAACCCTTTCATCTACTACTGCTTTGACAACTACATCCGCAGGGCCATGCTCAGGTGCCTGTGTCCGTGGGTGAAAGTCAGCAGCAGCGGCAGTGTCTCTGACACTTTGGACACCCGCTTGAGCCACTCCTTATCCAACTTCATCGCGGGGGAGTACGCTGCTAGGAAGAGGAAGCGCTCGGTGTCCCTCTGACTGGGAGCCAGGACTGCGGAGGAAGGGACCTCTCTCTCCAGAGACGGCAGGAAAAGACTAAagcaaggaaaggggaaaaaaagaaacaagcgacagaggcagagctgcagctgtaaTGCAGCCAGCACGtcaggctggaggagcagcactTCCCTTTAAGGACAGGTAAATGGAATAGGAAACCTTAACCACTGACCTATGGTTCACAGCAATTGCTGTGTCGATGTGCCGTGCAAGCCTGAAAGCGCCGCACCGAGAGAGATCCACAGAGCCCTGCCAACACAGGCAAGGGGGAGGCCAATCAGTTGGAGCCACCCCGAGGCAGGCTTTGAACTGAAATTCCTAGGTTTTCATTCTGCTTGGAGCAAGAAAAAAGTATTGCTTCTCTTCAGTTCCTAGCCTACACACAGAAACATCGCAACATCCTGGAAACAGCCTGATCGATTCTCCTTTTCTGGAGGTTTTCTGAGCTCAGAAATGCAATGTTTTAATGGATTTCTGTGTTACCTGCTGTCATAACTTGAGCCTTGTGCGCTTTTCTTAAAAGTGTCAGCTTCTTGATTATGGGATTAAATCTCAGTTTTAATCACAGTAATTAAAGTAAGCTTCTAGCCCCtatgatttcagaaataaaaaagcttgaAGGCAGAGAAACCAGAAGACAAGCCAATGAGACTCCacacttaacattttttcttaaaaacaaacaagcaaaaccaaaccaaaaaaaaaaaaaaaaaaaaaaaaaaacagctacaacCCAACcacaaaacccaaaaaaaaaaaaaacaacaccttcaCAcctttaaagatgttttttggGTATCTGACACAATTTCTGAATGCTTGGGTTGCTGTGTAATGGTATGACGCTGTGCATCATTCAATGTCCAGGTCTGCTGTGTTTAGCTGCGACCAATTTATGTCAAGACATGAGCAAAGTCAAATGCAAATCtgcctgaaaagcaaaatgcgCCAGAGTTTCACAAATGTTTGAGTGAAACAGAGAATACTGAGAAACTCTGGGTGCAGGAATGCTCACAGAAAAGGAATTCAGAAGCCACACTCTATTCGTTCATTGATAGGGTTAAATTCtatacataaataataacaataaaagttCTATGAAGTCGTTCCATTCCTATTTAGCAGTCTCTGGGAAATGCAGATGTCTTGCATTTTATATACTGTGGAGGAGATATCACTTGCCCAGTTGGTGTCAAGTCCACATTTTTAACAGCTGTAATACCTCATAGAAGAACAAGCTGAACAAATACAGAGTTACGCAGCTCATCAGAAATCTGGTACTGGACTTCGTTTTCTAAATGCCAGTGgtagaaatgttttcttaaaccAAAAGTTTTAAAGTGCacagttaaaaatatgaattagaCTTCCAACAGCATTGATACCTTGGCTGTGTTGCAATGTCTCATA
The nucleotide sequence above comes from Oxyura jamaicensis isolate SHBP4307 breed ruddy duck chromosome 1, BPBGC_Ojam_1.0, whole genome shotgun sequence. Encoded proteins:
- the GPR15 gene encoding G-protein coupled receptor 15, with amino-acid sequence MRTAWPEMDLSQLSPVTMVTLNYDDYFYEDNCQYKHLQHMTTFLPILYTVVFLVGIIGNAILIAALVFKRRVQRLIDVFIINLAASDFIFLITLPFWVDKEVSDGSWRVGSFLCKASSFIISVNMYCSILLLTCMSADRYLAIMYPAVARRVRTRSYSTGLCICVWLLSCCLGIPTLLSRELKERYGKTYCTDKAVTESKQIVSLMMLILAFFFPLLSILTFYCSITRRLCMHYQRSGKHDKKLRKSIKIVFIVVAAFVISWVPFNLFKLMAILLGLRKLPDCFPDMVAQVGMKVSSPFAFANSCANPFIYYCFDNYIRRAMLRCLCPWVKVSSSGSVSDTLDTRLSHSLSNFIAGEYAARKRKRSVSL